The genomic DNA TCATGACTCTTTACATGCCCTATAATAATTAGAGAGTTACTTTTAACTCCTATATATATGGGGCTCATGTACTcctgaaaaatatatataaaaagaagatATACTTTCTCTTCTATATTCTCTCTACACTCTTTCTTCTATCACATTTTagtttattctttctttattatttcacAACACTATTTATATTGTTAAAAACTAACATAGTTGATGGAATAACCAGACAATAATATGTGATGTGCCATGTGCATCTTATGTTGATATACAATGATCGATTTACTTTTTTATCTAACGTATAGGGACTAATTTctctaattttaaataaaaggagAAAAATGCAATCCAAGTCTCAGTATAAGAGCATCTATTGTACTTTTATCTTTTTTTATGCTCGacttcaaatttttttatttatttatgcttaAATTCAATCTAGTTGGGATTTTTTTTTGACATGGATTATATTTTTTAGAATGTTAATGGTAATTCTCAATGAAAAAACacaaatttaaactttaaaaatgaCATTATTAGAAGGAACAATCATAAACTCTAAAAGAATTAATCATCATGGACTATAAAGCAGACATCTTAATTCTCCTAAAATAAGATCAAGTAGGCTCACAaaagctttattataatttactTGAGCACTCAAATTCAATTCTACAATGACCAACTCGAACTAATTagatattttcaaattaaaaccGAATACTATGTGAGTATGTGTATGTAATTTACACCCTTAGCTGACACTCAAGAGTCAAGACCCACCATAACTGAACCCTGAAATCCTCCATTACAACACATGGAGGGTCACCTTCTATAAGGTCCCATTTCAACTATGCAATAAAACACCATTTGTTGATGTCGGTTTTATAAGGCATACAAAATTATGTTGACCATTTGAGACAATTTCCCTTTAATGCATATGGGGTTCATGCTCTTCCTTGGCTATTGTTTGCACACTGCTTGCGCATGTTACATCAATTCAtgccatatatatttatatatatataaataaaaatatgtaatgtatataAAACAATTATTCCATCTATTAGTATAATAATTTGGAAGATGTAATTTTGGATGTGTTGAAACATGTAATGTCCTCCACtttaaaaagtatataaaaataaataatatattcacTTGTGATTTTTTAGTGATAATGGATAGAttaataatcatatatatatatatatatatatatatatatatatattatatttaagtattttattgaattgatgtCATTTAGTAATAAATTTATCAAAAGTCCTCCATTTTAGTAAGTATTTTTAGTGACAATGTATTTTTAACCACATCATGGATGTGATAAAATTTAGtatcaaataattataattagGAATAACTTATATTAAGATCATCCTAAGTTTTTAGGCATTAATAAAAAGTGTCacatcattaaattttaaatataacaaaatattatttatacacttatttatatctactatattcttcaacttaatttaactttaattaaattgcttaaaataattactttttaaattataaacaaacatcttctttctctctcttttttttagattttttccaaaatttaatatttttatttttgtgcaactaaatttttaaaaaaattaatttctagacaatggatttttccttttttccattttatttcatattatacatttttaaaaaattatattttaacaattaaattaattttttatctaaAACAAATAGTTTAATTAACATTTGAAAATAAAGTAGTAAAAGAATTATGAGCAGAATAGAGAGTAAATTTATAATTGAGCAATTAAAAGTTAGAAATTGCATTTACTAAAAATGaaaatagttttataataaaACTTTTGTTTTAATGTAGAAAGTAGACATTGAAATGAGAAGGTATGAAAATGTTTTCTCAAACAAAGCATTTTATACAAATTTCAACATCAAAGTCAGTGTTTTATTCCTATTCTTATTATTAATTTGAAAAAAGTGGCCTCTTCCAAGTTCCAATGGTAAATTTAATTGCATATGTCATGacttctttattttaatttttatgatttttttcaacatcactttgattttattttatttccctcAATTTCATTTCCTATgttcaaataataaaaaatgttaAAAGGAAAAGAGTAGATCCTATAAGGTTAATATAGgatataaatataacaacaaaaaaaattatgtaacCTGGATTATTGAAGTATAAAAATACAAACACCACAAACCAAACCAAAGGGTATAATCAAGATgcaagaattttaaaaatatggtcataataattttattataacaaGAATCTTAGTTATAGTTAAAGTCAAGTCCTTTGTGTTATACATATCTTAATTATATTTACATATATTATGcatgttaaatatatattaataaatacgATATTCTTAAGGAATATTAGTTGTTGTTCGGTCATCATTGTCGAACTTTAGGGTGTATTGGAAGCAATGGCATATATAAGGAGGCTGGCAAGGTCCTGATCTCCCTTAAAAtaggaaattattcatttagtccctttagaaattttaaaattttaagtaaatgtAAATTTGCACTTCGGCCtccctaaaaataataaaaattataaagatataagatattaaaaattaaaatttaatttcagcccttaaaAAATTTTCTGACTTCACCCCTGATTGGAAGGTCTCCAATAAGCCTCAAATCTTGGGCTTGAACAAGTAATTCTTGAGATGGACAGTACTAAAGCAATCCAAGTGATTCAAGCAATTGAAGCGAATAAACAATATTCTATTGTAAGTCGAGCCATCAAGAACCTACTCCAATTTCCTTGAATGGTTAGGATTGAACATATCTTCAAAGAAGGTAATGGGGTTGTTGATGGTTTGGCTTCAATGGCATTCTCAAGACTGTTGGGTAGATATATTTCATGCAACCGTCGAATGAAGTGCTCTAATTACTGCACGATGACTActttgaaatggcttgatttcACTTTGTGTAGTTATGATTTATTCCTTCTTCTTGTATAAAAAAACACGATATTCTCAATTAATATGATAGAAATAAATAGATGGATGTGAAATTTTGTTTTCATGGTGGTGTAATTATATTACAAAATGAATTGATTGAATTGTTAATATTAGTTAGCTTTACATTAATTTAAGTGTATCCTTCATTTTAACTTAGATTTTATTTGAGATATAAATTGTGGAAATAAAATgcatatactatatatatatatatatataataattaaaatttagtataattacatatatgaaaaatataaatataaatataaatacaaatataaatatcacatAAGTTATATTTCAATAAACTTTTCTATAATAATCTTATTTATTTGTCAATATTTTGATTATTATGAATTAATGGATGTTATATATCTATAATAACATTTGAGATTTAGatcatatttaatatatttttttagttTTCAAGTTAAAAGTATAATatgttattaataatattaattagttAGGTTTATATCATATCTTTAATAACTTATGAATGCAACTCAATTtattaaaagttatttttattaGTAAAATATGTTCTAACAGatttttttatgtaaaatttaaatattttaactaaattttatttattttcacttaGGAATAGAAtttattcactaaaaattaagAGAAAGAAGAGATTAGTCACTATTACCAGCGGTGGACATCTGATTtcgacaaaaaaaaagaaaaaaagaaaaaggttgtTATATATAGAATCAAATTTGTAAAGAGTGTACTTTATAGTTTATAATTGTTGTTATTATAGGTGGAAAGTAGTTATAGATGTTAAAACTTAAGCATAAAAGTCAGTTCTACAACAAACTTCATTGTTATGATAAAAGAGAAAGCTAATTGTATTTTGATATTCAATTCGCTATTTAAAATCTAAACTTTCAAACATAACCTTAATATTTTAaaggcataataataaatttagttcataatgtTTACTTATTTTGTCACTTTGATCTTAAATCTTTTTTTAAGACTATTTGGCCTCAACCTTTAAAATCTtgtcaaattatttttaaaggaaAGTctactaaattgtcaaaattttaatAGCACTAATGTGACAGCCCACATGTActtcataaaatttaataaatacataaaatatttaaaaaatttaaaaaagtaaataaatattttaaagcaATGAAGTACTTGTAGATTGTCATGAAAGTAGCCAAATCAGTATTGTTAAACTTTTAACAATTCGCTCAACTTTTTCATCCAAAAaacaatttcattaaaatttgCTGGTTAAGAACCAAAGTGATAAAGAAAGAAGTAAGACCAAATTGACAAAAAGGGTAAACAATAagaactaaatttgttattatatttattttaaaataaaatcaatctTGTAAGAAAAAAAACTTGTCACGCCCCAAAATCTTCATAAATCATGGAAATCAAATGTTAACCTGCATGAAATAGTCGTTTGAAGGACCCATTTTAGGTGTATCAGACCTAATTTGAGCGCAAAGAATGTCGTTCAAGATCTCGGAGACAagtgtgtgttcttttacaagcGAATCGAGGTAAATTGTGCCTCAGAATAGGGCTACATGATCagccacacgagcatgtaggCCACACATGTGGACCCCATGACccccacatggccatgtcccccTGAATCCTTAGGATATTTCGATTCTCACATGATCGTGTCTCCCCTAAAGCCTAATTTTGCATGTTTCGCATGGCCACAGTCTGTTACACGACCTGGCCACACAGCCGCGTAACCCCTCCACACGGCTTGGCTATATGACCATGGGCCCCTGTTTTATAGTTTTGCCCAAAAATTTATGTTATGTTCACTTTAGCCCCTGCTTGATCCCTGAATTGTTCCTAGAAGTTTTTTTGCATTTAATTGATCTTTACTGTAACACCCATATACCCGATTCAACCTAAAGAACCTAATATAGggatattacatttggtgccaaagtgattttggctaatcactaatatatttgaacattataaaaaaataaagttttcATAACTTATATTTTAGTCCTTACTACTTAGAACATATTTGATCTTCCTAAGTACATgctattttattcaaaattttgaaacttaCCCTCTTGGCACTTGGAGATGTGATGAGATGGATACTCACAACCTCAATTACAACTCTTCAAAATCACTGTACCTAATCTATGCACGAAAAACAAAATcgtacgctgagtaaaactcagtggtatttctataatctgaatattTAAAGACAAAGCACTATAATAGAcacaattgaatatttaaaaccACATTTATTTATACAATAATATTAAGCATTCAACACTCAAAACATAAATACATTATTTTATACCATATTCTTATTCAATTCTCAtcacttgctatataatagcttttcacaatttaatatatatatcatttatacAATAATATTATTCAATGCATATCAAATTCATGAAAACGTAATTCATGTgtctcattttcatgtttcaattcACTATCCCATTTTCATTTCACATTCAAtatcatccaatatcaatcatagtactattttatttaattacccctattaacacgactcggactccgacggatacacgaatccaaccaacacaccagtttgacacctaatgcctcatcggataaatctgAAGTAATATCTACGCCCAGCGCTATATAAATTTGACAGCCAGTGTCTCATCTGTTAAAtagaagtaaattggcacccagtgccttatcgactcgaagtcgaagaaatccctaaactcttccagtcctatggcatgccatctatatccgactcagctcgatatagttaatagggtttaacttcactttccaaatacaaccaatactcaattatcatatttgcacatatatattcatttcaattcaaataatcaatatattcataatatatatatatatcaattcaacccattcaatcaaattttaattcaattcaatgttAAAGTTCCAAATACTCACTTCAACACTTAccatatgtattaaataaaaaatataacaattaataactagttttagattatagaaatacaaaccaggaATTCTGAGCTATTCCACGTTAACTTTATCTTTCCCTTTTTTAGTTGAGGATTCTGGTACTACGTTAGctacaaaattaaaacaattaaaatttatcaatataacacaattcaatttcatattgaatatttgcctaaattccaatttagtccctaaaccgagactaattttattcctcacaattaattttatattttcatacaatttccactttaaactaaatttaactccctattttcacttaaatccctaaatttcaatttttcacaatttagtccctattactcaaaatttacaattcatTCTACAATTTTAttcttttcatttctaacttaaaatctatcaatttaatctctaatactaaaattattcaacattaacaacacctaaaaactcaataattgctAAAATTTCGACACGGGTCGGGTATTATTTAACACCggaatttcaaaaacataaaaattacaagaaaaagggactaaattgactaaccaattaaactttgaaatttttgaaacccttggccgtgagttcttcttcctttcttaccctttttcttttctttctttcctttttaatttcgttgcctttctctctctctctctctcttttattcattcattcttttattctacttactttattattattatattatatatacttaaatattaagcaaaacatattataatatatatattttaacgttaatttattattaatatatatataaattttacacaGCCTCATTAAAGAACAACGGCATAATTTttatttagtccctttaattatttttaatctataattcaactttcactctatatgcaatttaatctttatatataattactcttaattcaagtaaaatcacttaaccaaaacctaattagcTAACAATtatcttcgtaaatatttattataaatatttatgagtttgatTTACGAAAACAGAGTCCTAGAAATGCACTTTTTGACACCCCTAACTATTGGGTCGTTACATTTACATTAGTGTTTTTACAAAAATCCACGAATTATATGACTGAATTGCTACTGTTATAATGTGTTTATTGATATTGATTAACTGAATCACTACGGTGCTATGAATAAGAATGTGATATTAGTCATGCCTTCTGTCAAGTGTTCTTGATAGATTGTGAGTGATAACACTATTATTGCCCCATTGAATACATGATGAACATGTTTGTTGCTAGTGTTGAATGAAATAAGTGTTAAGCATGCCTATGGATTTTGCATTATTATATTACAAAGTATGTCATATTGCATTACATAGGGCAAGATGATTTGTACAGAGGAAGAGTGACAATTTAATCTACAAAGaagtggtggcttgtccacaaaccTAGTGGCAGTTTGTTTAATTTGCAAATATGTTGTGCATTCACAACAAGTGCCAGTAACTACATATTTGTGGTTCGATCTCGAACCAAGTGGCAGCTTAGTtgcaattttttttctaaaaataccGATGGTTTACctacattttttttacaaatctaATGGCGACTTTTATATGCAATTACGTTGTGTATCCACAACAAGTGACAGTTATCTATAAATTAGCGGTGGTTCATCCACAATCTGGAGTGATATGATAGATGAGTTCTGAAGAACTCATAAGTGAGGTATGTAATTGAGTTGGGTAAGACCTTTATGATAAATTGAACTTGCATTGTCATACATTAGCATGTGCATTTAAAATTGTGTTTTCTGAAATAGTGTAATGGAGTGATGATATGATAAACCATTAATCTAAAGTGTTTTATGATTGTGATTATGATAAGAATTGCTAACCCACGTGCTTTGCTTACGATTTTGTTTCGGTTTTCTTATGACCGAAATCACACTGAGCTTCATAGCTCACCGTGTTTTATTTTACATCTTTATAGATAATCCAACCAGGTTAGGAAGCGGGATTGACAAATCGGAGGGCTCGACTTAGATTGaagttttattaatatttttatttttacccaTTATTATTTATGGTTCCTATTATTTAAGAACTATAGTGTCTTATTTTAAATAGTGGCACAAGACTTAAGTTTAGAGTTTATTTAGCATGCATGTATTTGATTTGAATTTAGGATATTGAACATGGTTTAAAAACTATATATGCACAAAATAAttctgatttttctcaattaaaactAAGTTGAATATCACTTTTCGCTACtagattataattaaaatttaaaagattaaataaattaaaaattagctAAGCTTTCAAAAGTAGTCATTGTTACAAGGaaaatattttacttaatttGTTTTTGTTAACTCATGAGTTCTTTTAAAAATAGGCTAAGTTTTCTTGTAAGATAAAACAAATGTTTTAATTTGATTGTTTTGTATAATTCTGATCGCACTAGGCCATCCCAATGACCGATATAATCTTCCGGACTCGAACCTAACATCTAGACTAAGTTAGAGAAGTTATAAAGCCATGAATTAAAAATTACTTAAAAGTTTGAGATTTGGCTCATCTCTATTACTTTTATCTCCATTATTATTCAAAACAAGTTTAATTGCATTCATAATAATCAGTGTCAATTTTATCTACCCGCTATAACATCCATTGAAAATAGCTGAGAATATGATAAATTTGGCTTTATTTTAGTTAACATATTTTTAACTAAATTTGTTTGGACCTTAAAAGTGTTTAACAATGAGGATTATTGGCAACAAGAAAGCAATGATTGAGTGGAAGACAAGTGAATATAGTACAAGTTCCCTATATTACAAGATATGAAATTCTAGTAGATTAATGCCTAAAAAATCTCTCCGTTTATGAAGAgtattaaaacatatttttgtGATTGAATAACTTATACCTTTCCATATAAGAAAATATGTTTAGAAAATAAGTGTATAATATTTATTCAACTCTATAAAAGATATATAATATTTTTCAACGGTATAAAAATTAAGTCACATAAAATTACTCTAAAGGTATAAGAAATGTAAAGATAAAAAAATTACGTAGAGAAAccataaatgatgaaattataataataaaataaatccgTCAAAAATGCATAGTACAGGGACCTTTTCCAGAATTTAACCAAAAAGTAGCCCATCAACTTATAGCAAATTATTCTCAGATGAAAAAGTTTCAAAGCTGCCCGAGTTGAGTTTAAAATTCTCAGTAACATCCCATATCTGATCATAAAATCCGCCATTGAAATCTTGTGAAGGATCATACACCCACACATCAACCGAGTCAAGGAGTACAAACTCGTTCCCCGAGTCAAAAAACGAGTCGAAATTCCCTTCTATGTTGGGTAACTCGACGATTTCACTCAGTTCCTCTGGTTCTTCACTGGACTCcgacaaagaagaagaagaagaagaagatgatgatgatggaCGGTTGAGATTCACCATTGAAGCAGCTTTGACTGCAGCAGCTTGAATATCACGGGGCAATAACGAAACCGGTCGAGGAAGCAACTCGGCGAGGTCGGGGAAGTTGAGCGTAGCGGAATCACCTTTGATGGTCAAAGAGGCTACGTCGTGAGCACGCGCCGCCATTTCTGCCGTCCGGAAAGTGCCGAGCCAAATGCGGGATTTCTTGCGGGGTTGACGGATTTCTGATACCCATTTGCCCCAACTCCTCTTTCGGACTCCTTTATAAATTGGGTGTTTGGTGCTTGAATCTCTCGGCCTTTGTTTTTTTTTACCTTGGTCGATGATCATACTTGTTGCTGCAAGTTCCATGGCGGAAGGATTATTGGGTTTCctcaatgatgatgatgatgagttATTGTTGGTGATGGAACTCTCGGTTTCTGATGATGAACAATGGTTTGATTCCGCCATTGAAATGCAGAGCATAGTAAGGGTTTGAGAAAAGTGAGAAAGGCACTCAACTATGTGGAAATATATAGAGAGAAAATTAGAGGGAAAGATGTGGGAGTGGGAGAAATGGAGGATTGGTAAAGGGtcaaattttgctattagtccTTGTATATTTAGCTTTGGGCTTtccgaattttgaaattttaatcttgactcaaacaatacttaaatttttttggttaaattcTACGGTTTATTTTGTACTATGCGTAAAGTTATAGATCTAGTGTAAAGAGAAACATTAAATTTATACAAGAACTTTGGTCCAATGTACAATTTGATGTGCGAATTTTGATTTGATGCaattatatacatgaaatttAAATTGTGGctcatatgtatatatgaaactttgattttaattcaatcacacacatccaaaaaaataaatacatatatttattttcat from Gossypium arboreum isolate Shixiya-1 chromosome 9, ASM2569848v2, whole genome shotgun sequence includes the following:
- the LOC108456424 gene encoding ethylene-responsive transcription factor TINY-like, whose amino-acid sequence is MLCISMAESNHCSSSETESSITNNNSSSSSLRKPNNPSAMELAATSMIIDQGKKKQRPRDSSTKHPIYKGVRKRSWGKWVSEIRQPRKKSRIWLGTFRTAEMAARAHDVASLTIKGDSATLNFPDLAELLPRPVSLLPRDIQAAAVKAASMVNLNRPSSSSSSSSSSLSESSEEPEELSEIVELPNIEGNFDSFFDSGNEFVLLDSVDVWVYDPSQDFNGGFYDQIWDVTENFKLNSGSFETFSSENNLL